Genomic segment of Nitrospirota bacterium:
GCCGGGCATGATCACGTCCAGGATGATGAGGTCCGGCCGATCGGCAGCCAGCTTCTCTTCCAGCTTCTCCGAATTCGAATAGGACACCACCGTGTGGTGCGCAGCCTTCAGGTAGCTTTCGATCAGTTGCAGCTCCGCGTTCGAGTCATCCACGACCACGATCTTGCTCATGCTCCAGTCGCTCCTTTCCCTCGCGCCCTCCGACTACCGAACAGGCATGACGACGCTGATGGCGCCAGCCAGGTCCCCTTCCTTGTACCCTTCCTTCCTCATGCCCGTGATGTCCCGCTCCCCCTTCGGTTCGCCGTGGCATTTCAGGCATTTGGCTCCCGCATACTCGGGCGCCATCACCCGCAGGACCGGACGGCCGTCCACCGTGGCGCTCTTGCTGTACTCCTGGCCCTTGGGATAGCGGGAATCCGAGAAGAGCCGCAGGACCGAGGCCTCGAACTCGTCGGGCTTGTTCCCCGCAAACCGATACTCCGTCGCGGTCAGCTTCAACCGGATGCCGGTCCGCTTGGTGAATTTCTCCGCCGCCCGCCGTCCCCAGAGCGCGGGGATGAAACCCTTGAACGCCACTCCCTGCTTGTTGATGACCGGCTGCGCTTCGGCAACGACCTCCTTGCCCGCCTCCAACAGGGTGAGCAGCAGCGTGCTCTGCTGGCCGGTCGGCAGACGGCCGAGCTCGACGCCGGTTGTCTCCCTGAACTTCTCGGTCATACGGTCGCCGAAATACTCGGGGCTGAACCCCTTGTCTCCTCTCGTGGGATCGTTGAGCACCTCCTGATGCTCGCTGACCACGCTTCGCCCGGCCTGCATCAACCTGATCAGCAACTGCGCCGTTTCCGCCTCGCTCCCGGCCCAGGCCGGCGGTGCGAGCAACAGCCCCAGAGCCAGTCCCACCGCCATGACCAACTCCGCCCCGATTGATGTCTTCAAGCCCACGGCATCCTCCCTCCTGATGCGGGTTAACATGGGTCGAAGTCCTCCAATCCAAAAGGGAAACCAGTGTAGCAGATTTCGGACCGGTCCAAGCAAGTGGGAGTATGGGGCTTGCAGCCGATCGAGCAGCCAGCAAATTCCTCCGATGATTCCTTGGGATGGCCCCCTGCCGACGGGAGAAGGGTTCTGTCACGGCTTCCCACTCAAGACCTGGCCCGGAAGAGCAAAATTTGTCGTGGGGGGCGGGAAATTTGTCCCGAAGGGCCGAGGAACGAGTCACAGGTGACGCTTACTGCTTGCGGTTCTTCCAGCGCCTCGATCGCCGGAGTCCCTCGGCAACGCCCCGGCTCACGAGTCGGCCGATCATCGCGCCGATCCTCGTGTGCGTGCCGCTGTAGCGGAGCGAGGGACCGGCGGGGCCGGCCCCGCAGGCCACCACGACCGTGTCCGTTCCGGTGCCGGTCGCCCCGGATCGGCCGGTCCAGCTCGGCACCTTGGCGGCCAGCAAGGCCGCGGTCTTCCCTTCCGTCGCCACTTGCACCGCCCCGACCAGCGCGGAGGATGTGAGCCGGGCATTCGTGACCAGGACCAGGTTGATCGTCCCGGCCCGGACGGGAACCCGGTCCTCGTGAGCGGTCGGCTCGCCAGCCCGCACCGCGTTCGTGACGCCGACGGTGAAGAATCCTTCCACCCACAGGCCTCCAGCCTCCTCCCGGAGAGTGACCAGTTGGGCGAGCGGCACCGCCGTCATCATCCCGACGGAGCGGCAATCCGCCTGCACCCGCCGGGCGATCAGGCTCAGAGACCTGGATGGATCGGGCCATCGGCGGCGCCGGTCCCGGATCGGAGCACCGATCGGATTGGCCTGAACCTGATGGTTCAGGATGTACCGGGCCCGCACGAGCCCCCCGCCCAGGGGGGCGGAGGAGAGCACCGGGCACAGTCGCCCCAGGTCAACCACGAGAGTCCGGTTCTGCACCCGATATCTCGTGACCAAGCGAGTCACCGTCTCGTCCCCCCAAGAGCCAGCTTCAACGCGCGGACCAGCCGGCGGTTCTGCTCCGGCCTGCGGACCGCCAGGCGGATCGTCCGGCCGTTCAGCCCCGGCACGTTCGAGCAGTCCCGAACCAGCAACCCACCCTTGGCCAGCCTCCTGACCACGGACTTGGCGATAAAGCCGGCCGGCAGCTCCACCAGAAGAAAATTGGCCGGGGAGGGAAAGACCGTGACGCCCGGCAGGGCTGCGAGATCGCGCGCAAAGACCGCCCGCTCACGGACCATGAAGGAACGGCTCGCCGTTGCGTGCCGACGGTCCCGGAGAGCCGCCAGGGCGGCGGCCTGGGCCAGGACGTTGACGGACCAGGGAGGCTGCCGGCTCTTCACTCGAGCCACGACTTGGGCGGGACCGACCAGGTAACCGAGGCGCAAACCGGGCAGGGCGTAGAACTTGGTGAAGCTCCGCAGGACGAGACAGTGCGGATAGCGGGCGAGCAACGGCAGGACCGACCGGTCTGCACAATATTCGACGAAGGTTTCGTCCAGAACGGTCCAGACCTTCCGTTTCTCGGCCGCTTCCAGCACCTGCCTCACGGAACGAACGGACAGGGCCTGGCCGGTCGGGCTGTTCGGATTGCACAGGAACAGGGCGTCAATCGGCCTCCCCTCCTCCAATCGGCCGCGCAGCAGCTCGATCGGCGGGCGGTATCCGTCTCGTCGCGAGGCGTGGAGGAACTCGACCGCGCCTCCCGCAAGGAGGACCGCACGTTCGTATTCGGCGAACGTCGGCCCCAAGATCACCGCCCGCGTGATCGGCAGGGCGAGCGGGATCAGGGTGATCAGCTCGCTCGACCCGTTGCCGATCA
This window contains:
- a CDS encoding DUF3365 domain-containing protein, with product MLTRIRREDAVGLKTSIGAELVMAVGLALGLLLAPPAWAGSEAETAQLLIRLMQAGRSVVSEHQEVLNDPTRGDKGFSPEYFGDRMTEKFRETTGVELGRLPTGQQSTLLLTLLEAGKEVVAEAQPVINKQGVAFKGFIPALWGRRAAEKFTKRTGIRLKLTATEYRFAGNKPDEFEASVLRLFSDSRYPKGQEYSKSATVDGRPVLRVMAPEYAGAKCLKCHGEPKGERDITGMRKEGYKEGDLAGAISVVMPVR
- a CDS encoding adenosylcobinamide amidohydrolase, producing the protein MQNRTLVVDLGRLCPVLSSAPLGGGLVRARYILNHQVQANPIGAPIRDRRRRWPDPSRSLSLIARRVQADCRSVGMMTAVPLAQLVTLREEAGGLWVEGFFTVGVTNAVRAGEPTAHEDRVPVRAGTINLVLVTNARLTSSALVGAVQVATEGKTAALLAAKVPSWTGRSGATGTGTDTVVVACGAGPAGPSLRYSGTHTRIGAMIGRLVSRGVAEGLRRSRRWKNRKQ
- the cobD gene encoding threonine-phosphate decarboxylase CobD; the protein is MRSGPEHGGNVYGAARRTGRSLDRLVDFSASINPLGPSPKSLRAISDSLPRVVHYPDPDCVLLRNALARRWRVAPDRIVIGNGSSELITLIPLALPITRAVILGPTFAEYERAVLLAGGAVEFLHASRRDGYRPPIELLRGRLEEGRPIDALFLCNPNSPTGQALSVRSVRQVLEAAEKRKVWTVLDETFVEYCADRSVLPLLARYPHCLVLRSFTKFYALPGLRLGYLVGPAQVVARVKSRQPPWSVNVLAQAAALAALRDRRHATASRSFMVRERAVFARDLAALPGVTVFPSPANFLLVELPAGFIAKSVVRRLAKGGLLVRDCSNVPGLNGRTIRLAVRRPEQNRRLVRALKLALGGTRR